Within Kamptonema formosum PCC 6407, the genomic segment GTAATCAGGTTATTGTCTTGGTCTGCCCAGTAGAAGGTTTGTTTAAATTCTTGTTTACGGTTGTTGGCGTAGTAACGGGTATTGACACCGTTGGAGATGACGAAAATTTGGACATATTGAAACAGTCCATTGTCTGCTCCGTAGGAATGGCGTTGGTAGCGGTTGATTTGGTTGAAGGCTTCCTTAAGTTCCAGTCCTCGGCGTTTCAGTTCGATTTGGACGAGGGGCAAGCCGTTAATCAGCAGGGTTACATCGTAGCGGTTTTTGTACTTGCCTTGCTGGGTAATCTGGTTCGTAACTTGATATTGGTTTTGACACCAATGTTCTGTGTTGAGGAATTCCAGGTAAAAGGTAGTGCCATCGTCGCGGCTGAGTTCCATTTTGTCGCGGAGTCGCTTGGCTCGGTCAAATACGTTACCCTTGTCAAGGTGGTTGAGAATGCTCTTAAACTCTGTGTCGCTGAGTTTGATGTGGTTATGTTTTTCAAGTTGGGCTTTGAGGTTGGCATTGAATTCTGCTGCACTGCTGATGTTGACGGGTTGGTAGCCTAGCCCCGTCAGACGCTCGATCAGTTTTTGCTCTAGTTGCGCTTCAGATTCCGTCATGGCGACCTACTCTTCATTTAACATTGCTTGTTCATCAAGGAAAACTTGTAGCCGGATCTCGTAATCTTCATAGTAAAGAGTATACAGTGCTTGGCTATAAAGTAGTTTTCCGTCTAAGGGATATTCTTCGTCTAGAAATTCATTGAATTCTGGACTTTCTTCATATCTAATTCGGTCTTCTTCGATTTTAATATCTTCTTTTGACTTCTTTTCCAATTCAAAACTGATAAACGAAGA encodes:
- a CDS encoding type I restriction endonuclease, whose translation is MTESEAQLEQKLIERLTGLGYQPVNISSAAEFNANLKAQLEKHNHIKLSDTEFKSILNHLDKGNVFDRAKRLRDKMELSRDDGTTFYLEFLNTEHWCQNQYQVTNQITQQGKYKNRYDVTLLINGLPLVQIELKRRGLELKEAFNQINRYQRHSYGADNGLFQYVQIFVISNGVNTRYYANNRKQEFKQTFYWADQDNNLITQLEDFADSFLEKCHVSKMICKYIVLHESDKVLMVLRPYQYYAVEAIIERVKNTNKNGYIWHTTGSGKTLTSFKAAQILTQLPKVHKVLFVVDRADLDYQTSREFNISAPMRRHY